One stretch of Prunus persica cultivar Lovell chromosome G1, Prunus_persica_NCBIv2, whole genome shotgun sequence DNA includes these proteins:
- the LOC18791366 gene encoding uncharacterized protein LOC18791366, translating to MEGKAMQHFCYSVLFLALAFGPSMICSGLPIMTKRFVRIVNLLDNKQLVYHCRSQDDDLGERTLAPKQEWEFEFHLDFESYFNCEFWHSNDHHQKFDVFVPSDKFVHRCGGAHCIWHVEETGFFLYHIKTGWWEKSYDWQIGG from the coding sequence ATGGAGGGAAAAGCAATGCAGCATTTCTGCTATTCTGTGCTCTTCTTGGCTTTGGCATTTGGCCCAAGTATGATCTGCTCTGGTCTTCCCATCATGACAAAGCGCTTTGTGCGCATTGTTAACTTGCTCGACAACAAGCAACTTGTCTACCATTGCCGTTCACAAGATGATGATCTTGGTGAACGAACTCTTGCTCCAAAGCAGGAGTGGGAATTTGAATTCCATCTGGACTTCGAGAGCTATTTCAATTGTGAGTTTTGGCACTCCAATGACCACCATCAGAAGTTCGATGTGTTTGTTCCCAGTGATAAGTTTGTTCACAGGTGTGGCGGGGCTCATTGCATTTGGCATGTAGAAGAGACCGGATTCTTCTTATATCACATCAAGACTGGATGGTGGGAAAAATCTTATGACTGGCAAATAGGAGGATGA
- the LOC109946738 gene encoding glucose-6-phosphate isomerase, cytosolic-like — translation MTSLNNRSHIRVEAMSESNCSFQYASAPEETCTLRVFEKSDMYEFKHGINSTLVASPGSPKTNITLNSEFDGILLDYSRQRATPETLAASLKEKINRMFAGEHINSTENRSVLHVALHAPRDAVIQSDGKNVVLDVGATGKALKDVIAVGIGGSFLGPKQV, via the exons atgacgtcgttaaataACAGAAGTCACATTAGAGTAGAAGCCATGTCTGAAAGTAATTGTAGTTTCCAATATGCATCAGCACCAGAAGAAACTTGTACATTGAGAGTGTTCGAGAAG TCGGATATGTATGAGTTTAAGCATGGGATTAATTCAACCTTAGTAGCATCTCCAGGTTCACCTAAAACAAACATAACACTTAATAGTGAGTTTGACGGCATACTGTTGGACTACTCCCGGCAACGTGCCACGCCTGAAACCTTG GCTGCATCCCTCAAAGAAAAGATTAACCGAATGTTTGCTGGAGAGCAT ATAAACAGCACAGAAAATAGATCAGTGCTTCATGTAGCTCTTCATGCTCCAAGGGATGCAGTTATACAGAGTGATGGGAAAAATGTGGTCCTAGAT GTTGGTGCCACAGGGAAAGCCCTGAAGGATGTCATTGCTGTTGGTATCGGTGGCAGCTTCTTAGGTCCTAAACAGGTTTAG